The nucleotide window ggTCAGCAGCGAGGCGAGGAGGCGAGCAGTGGCTCGGGCAGCTGTTTGAACAAGTTCCTGAGGGTGCTCAGCTCCCGGGAGAGCTGCTCCACCTTCTTCTGCAGCCGCTCGTTCTCGGCCGTCAGTTCCAAGACTTTGTGCTGCGTCTCCAGGTTGCGCATTTTGGCTTTGTCGCGGCTCTTGCGCACCGCGATGTTGTTCCTCTCCCGGCGGAGCTTGTACTCGTCGCTGTGCTTGTCCACGCACTTCTTGGGCTTGTTCTTGCCCGCCGGGGCGGCGGAGTAGCCTCCGCCGGCAGCGGCGGATTTGGAGGACTCGGAGGGGttgggggtgccgggggggctggaggaggacgAGGTGGAGAGGTTCCCGCTGCTGCCGCTCGGCACCGACTGGTAACCCAGGTAGGAGCGCACGGTGCTGCCGTAGGGCGAGGACATTCCCCCCGGTCCCGGCCCGGCGCCCCCTTCTTCCTTACGGGGCCCTTTGCAAGAGTCCAGGGTCTCGAAGACCGGCTCCACTTTGGTTTCCACGATCTGGGGCGGGAAGCAGCCCGGCAGCCCCCCCGGCTTGTGGCTCTGGCTGGCGCAGGGGTGGCTGTGCCGGGCGAGGCTGATGTAGGTGTAGTCGGGCTTCTTGCTGCCGCCGCTGCCTTTATAGTCCTCGGCGAAGAGATCGGAAAGGAAATCTTGGCCGGCGCCGCTGCTGCACGGAGGCTCAAAGTTGCCCCCTGCTGCTGCCGCGGGAGGCGGCGGCTGCGATGCCAAGGGCTCCAGGTACGGGCTGAAGTCGATGGCTCGCTCGTGGTCCCCGACGGTGAGCTCGGTCATGGAGCGGCCCCCGGCCGCCCGCGGGTGCAGCTTGttgagagcagccagacagtCCGCCTCGTAATAGAAATTAGCCACTTCCATGGATTTAAAGGCGGGCGGCTGGATGGGGAGGCATGCTGCGTCCCAGGCCACCAGGCGTTGCATTAAAGCAAAGGGGGATGCGGGGAGGAGGAAACGACGCAGGGGGCCCCCCCCGGCAGAGGGTCAAGCTGCCGCCGTCGGGGTGGGGGGCTCCAGACCCTGCCGCAGTCCCTGGCGTGGGCACGGCCCCGCGGCGCTGCCCACCCGGGCTGGATCAGTCCCTGCGGCGCGGCGGGGCTTCACCGCTCCGGCAGCTGCGGCGGGGGCTGGCGCGTCTCCTCCGGACCATCTGGTTCTGGGTCCCGTGTCCTAAAGTCTCTGACTTAGGAAAGTTCCTTTCCTCAGTTATTTATAGGGGCGGTGGATCCCATAGCAACAGGCGCGTCACCGCCTGGCCGCCTGCCACGCCGCACGCTCGGCAACTGCTGGCCCCGGCCCCGGAGGAGGCTCCTGGGGCGGGTGCGCCGGTGCGGTGCGGTGCGGTGCCCGCCGGGCCGCCCACAACACACCCggcgagggagggagggagggaaggaggggcgGCTGAGGACCTGCAGGTGCGGGAGGTCGGGGCTGGCCGCGGCCAGGTCCGGCGGGGACAGCGGCGGGGACAGCGGCGGGGACAGCGGCGGGGACAGCGGCGGCCAGCGCTCGGCCTCGGGGACACGAGTGTGCcgggctctgctgctgctcccgcCGAGCCGGCCTGGGCTCCGCTCTGACACCGGAGAGCGGGGCACTGCCCGGGGCTGGCAGCGGGTCTGGGCACAGATCCCCCTGGGTCTCGTTTTACCCTTGGGGACATCAAGGCGGGAGGGATTTTTCCAAGTTCTTTTGGCAAAGCAGGGGGAAAGCTGCAAACCAAAGACGGATCCCGTTACTCTCCATCCCGTGCTTGCTTTGGTAAATCCCACTGGCAGGCAGAAGTGTCCCCAGGGACGTGCACAGAGCCGCTTTCCAGTGGCGAGCCCTGGGCCGAGCgatgaggagctggagcagggcacGGCACTGCTCCGGGCTCCCTCCTCGCCGCTGAGAACATCCACAGGGCAGCGAACCCAGCGCTCCTTCCCCAGCATTcgtgcagggatggggcccTGACAGTTTGTCTTGGTGTATTTACTTTGCAGGATATGGTGCAACTGTGAGGGCACAGACGGGATAGGGGATCCACACACGAAACCAAAGGGGACCCACCGGGCGGGACGTGGCTCAGGAGGAAAGTGAGAGACGTGCAGGGGAACGTGGAGCCCAGAGTTTTTCAATCTGTGGGGTAAGTTTGGGAAGGAAGACTGAATCTTGATGTCCGTTTTAATTAAAGACACCCACCTTGGGAATCAAACTTATATTTTCACTCTCTTACTCCCACATTTACCTGTCTACAAGCTGGTGATTCATCCCCAGAATAAAGgacattaatttaaaacaaaacatataATTAAAGGAAGTAGGAGTGTCCTCGCCTCAGTAAAGAagacccagcactgcagggaaaaTGACACTGCCTCTTAGAATAATGTGAAGCAATCCTGCGGTGTGGGAAATATTGTAACGTTAAGCCAGAGGAACAGGTATTGCATTATATGATTCAAACAGTCAACTGTTCTTAATGTTCAAACCTCAGAagtctgaaaagaggaagaatTCAAGAATCACTCAGTGGATCAtcggactttttttttttatttgctttttctgttcgtgttttaataggatttttttttccataacaaAAGCCCCCTAACAGGTTTTCAGGCCTCAAATATTTCTAGTTCCATCTTTATCTATCAAGTTAATCTTTGGTGAATGCACCAGAGATTAAATTGGAGCTGGGCCTGGCCAGAGAGCTGGGTCTGGAGGTTGTAGTTGGAGCCCATACCTTCATAAATACAAACATCTGTATTGGGTGCAAATACTGGCAAGTTGCAGTGAGCCAGGGCTTGTTCTTCTGGCTGTTTACTCCCTCATCCTGCACCTTTATCCTGCATTCTGATCTGGCAGTTACATCCAGCGGCTGCCCTAACTGGCCCTTCCAACCGAACTCTTAAAATCAGTCTCATGTGCTTCCTACCTCCAAACTGTCTCAGGGACCCACAGGCAGAAGGTCTCCTGCGTGGTGACCTGCTACGTGCACTGTTGGTCTCTCTTGGCCAGTCGTTGGCTAAAATCAAACGCTAAATCTGGTTGGTGAAATTCCTGAACAGCTTTTCAAGATATTTTTGGAGATCTAAATTTGCCCTCTTCGAATTTCTGCCctattctctgctgctctgcagcagaaagTTGTATTCCCGCCTGGGCTGATCTTccccaacaaaataaaatgcctgTGCAACTGTCATGTGAAACAGATTCTATCAGGGATGGTGTGGCCCACACCTGCTTTCCCGGCCAGTGCTGAGTAATCCCGCAGTCACCGGGATCACATGGCAGCTGGGTGGTAATTCAGGTTGGATGCCCAGCTtgtcccctccttcccttctccccttcaCCTCCCTGCTGTACCTGGATGTCTTTAAACTTCCTCCAGCTCACCTCAAATCCCAACATCCACTCTCGTGTAGCCAACATCCATTCTCAGCTTCTCATGGGAACCTTGTTGGCGGGACTAACCACTTATCCAAAACCCCAGCATTCAGCAAGCAGGTTTTGAGCTAACTCTGGTCTCTTTTAAATTGTTTCTGCACTTGTCATAACAAATGCATGGCCAGAAGTGGGGGTTTTGAGATGGGAACAGGTGCAGAGCAAGGCTCGCACCGCAGGATTGAGAGGAGGTCTGGGCACACCAAGCTCTGTCTCTGCAAGTGCCTGGCTTGGCCTGGCCAGATATGCAGAGGCTGCTAATAATTGTCCTGGAAAACCTCCTCAGAGATGCTTTAGATAGGAAAAGAGATGCAGACATTCCTGGCGAAAGGATccaggcactggcagcagcCCTTCCGCAGCTTGTCTCCCAGAAGAGCCATTTTCGactgaaaagcagcacttcTGTGAAAAGCTCCTTCCTACTACTGatttcatggattttttttcagaactattCAGTTGAGGAAGGGGACAGCATAACTCACAAATTACTCAGTAAGAACATAACATTttcgaggaaaaaaaaaaatctgatgcaATAGCATCCAGATTCCTCTACATTCATGGGTGAAACAATACAGAAATGAGAAGAGGAACAGGAGGAGACCAGCGTGGTGAAAAGGTGGAGGGAAGAATGTAATCCTCACTGCTCATCTCTGTCATGAATTAAATTCTGCTCTCCAGTTTGCCTTTTGTACTGTAGAAGCCACAGCTTTCCAGCTCCAGGCTCGGACCTACAATAAAGCATTGCAGAGGCATTTTCTTCCTGGAAATTGTCTTCTTTTCCAGGATTTCTTGCAAGCTTTCTACTTCATGCACTTCAGGTCTGCAGCAGCTGTCCCTGGAATGACACCAGTTTTGGGGGGATGCTGTTAGTTTAGTGGTGATGGCTCAAACACTGAAGTGTTTGTCAGAAAGTCTATGGACTGAGGGTCATGTTGTAGAAAGAGGCTGGCTGAAACTTCTGATGCTTCTTGGTGCAGTTTTGTcccatttattattattattattattattattattatcattatcattatcattatcattattattattatttattattattatttcccttGCAGTAGCTCTTAGCAGGTCAGTAAGATCAGAGCTGCATCACACTGAAGGTACTGAGCCACAGGGCTGCAGCCTGGAACAGCACaagaggggcagagctggggcacaGGGAAAGGAAGGTGATGCCAGAAGTTGACAGTTGCAGCAATGCCTGGGGTGCTGTGGGCAGTGTGTTGGAGGGGAGCCGGAGAAGAAGTGAGGGGTTCCAGAGCACAATGTCTCTGCAAACAGGGTAGTGTGGGAAGAGAGCACAGAGGTGGTGTGGGGAGGTCTCTGGGGGGTAGGAGGGGACCTTGCCTAAAAGACTGACTTAAGTAGTGTTGCAATAAAGGCTGCAAAATAGAGAAGtaaatttgaaatttatttctgaGCATGGCGAGtgctctcttttcctttcctagcCCCAGGTCCCTCTTCATTCAGCCGCACACCATGCGCCAACAACTCACAAGTTGTACCTGGCAGAGGCCAGCTTTGAATCTATTGCTCTCTACTTGCTGTAAAGCACCAGCACTTACAAAATGTCAGAGGGGGACAATGTCTCAACTCCAAGAGAGGTTGGCTCTCCTTCCGTCTGCCCCAGCTCTCAGACCAGTCTCGACACTTTGCTTCATTTTAGCATCAAAAACGATTGCAACACACTTTCCGCCTCCTGAACCCGCTGCTGGATGCTCTGCTTGGCAGTGCCGGGGCCCagagctccccaggcagccccaggccC belongs to Pseudopipra pipra isolate bDixPip1 chromosome 17, bDixPip1.hap1, whole genome shotgun sequence and includes:
- the CEBPB gene encoding CCAAT/enhancer-binding protein beta; protein product: MQRLVAWDAACLPIQPPAFKSMEVANFYYEADCLAALNKLHPRAAGGRSMTELTVGDHERAIDFSPYLEPLASQPPPPAAAAGGNFEPPCSSGAGQDFLSDLFAEDYKGSGGSKKPDYTYISLARHSHPCASQSHKPGGLPGCFPPQIVETKVEPVFETLDSCKGPRKEEGGAGPGPGGMSSPYGSTVRSYLGYQSVPSGSSGNLSTSSSSSPPGTPNPSESSKSAAAGGGYSAAPAGKNKPKKCVDKHSDEYKLRRERNNIAVRKSRDKAKMRNLETQHKVLELTAENERLQKKVEQLSRELSTLRNLFKQLPEPLLASSPRC